One window from the genome of Alnus glutinosa chromosome 13, dhAlnGlut1.1, whole genome shotgun sequence encodes:
- the LOC133854059 gene encoding uncharacterized protein LOC133854059: MATKPLTSEAIAITEKKMDMALEDIIKLSKNTKTKPKKQRRAPNKNQKSSNNLPQDKSMKVKRFMDTRSSLRQGFLAQRRSNFQGNHFPLATEVARKAAAAPLRNRAFGRNRVANWNKARIGAPPVQRRAANGDFAAKSPRRQQQQQANAVLKPRSQTLDSLFANMKEQRMRIMSRQNNAPPRNVGGSRIPPWARGRVGN; the protein is encoded by the exons ATGGCGACTAAACCTCTTACAAGTGAGGCAATTGCTATTACAGAGAAGAAAATGGACATGGCATTAGAAGACATTATCAAACTatctaaaaacaccaaaactaaaccTAAAAAGCAGCGTAGAGCTCCG AACAAAAATCAGAAATCGTCAAATAATCTTCCTCAAGATAAATCAATGAAGGTGAAACGTTTTATGGACACAAGATCCTCACTTAGACAG GGGTTTTTAGCTCAGAGAAGGTCAAATTTCCAGGGGAACCATTTTCCTCTGGCAACTGAGGTTGCAAGAAAGGCTGCAGCTGCTCCACTTCGTAATAGAGCTTTCGGTCGTAACAGGGTGGCTAATTGGAATAAAGCAAG GATTGGTGCTCCACCGGTCCAGAGGAGGGCTGCAAATGGAGACTTTGCTGCAAAG TCACCCAGGCGGCAACAGCAGCAGCAAGCGAATGCAGTGCTCAAGCCGAGATCTCAAACGCTGGACTCTCTGTTTGCAAACATGAAGGAGCAGAGGATGAGGATCATGTCACGCCAGAATAATGCTCCGCCACGGAATGTAGGTGGCTCGAGAATACCACCATGGGCAAGAGGTCGAGTGGGCAACTAA